A genome region from Flavobacterium sp. CFS9 includes the following:
- a CDS encoding DUF2007 domain-containing protein: protein MGLMKVFSGSEVLAIALKERLEEAGVDTVKKDNIQSARMGGYGGSDLAVEVFIQETDFAKANPVIEEFRMNIQ, encoded by the coding sequence ATGGGATTAATGAAGGTGTTTTCAGGAAGTGAAGTCTTAGCAATTGCTTTGAAGGAAAGATTAGAAGAAGCCGGAGTGGATACAGTTAAAAAAGATAATATCCAGTCGGCTCGTATGGGAGGTTATGGCGGATCTGATTTAGCAGTAGAAGTTTTTATTCAGGAAACTGATTTTGCAAAGGCAAATCCGGTTATTGAAGAATTTAGAATGAATATTCAATAG
- a CDS encoding alpha/beta hydrolase, whose translation MITLLGFFVVIYVLVVSYIYFNQVEMVFKSASLPKDYKFDYQQKFEELNVKSFDDVNLNGLLFKTENSKGLVFYLHGNAGTLETWGKIAKIYTNLGYDIFILDYRSFGKSEGEIEDEDQLNKDVAVVYKALCKRYPENKIIIAGYSIGSGLATILASENKPKALLLQSPYFSFTELSSSKVPFFPNIMKKFHLETFKYVTKVKAPIYIFHGIDDELISCDNSVRLNKLLDFKGHFCGLKNQGHIGMNENEVFQEKLRKILE comes from the coding sequence ATGATTACACTTTTAGGATTTTTTGTTGTAATTTATGTTTTGGTTGTTTCTTATATTTATTTCAATCAGGTTGAAATGGTTTTTAAAAGCGCTTCACTTCCGAAAGATTATAAGTTTGATTATCAGCAAAAGTTTGAAGAATTGAATGTTAAATCTTTTGATGATGTGAATTTGAATGGTTTACTTTTTAAAACCGAAAATTCTAAAGGTTTAGTTTTTTATCTTCACGGAAATGCAGGAACATTAGAAACTTGGGGGAAAATTGCCAAAATCTATACTAATCTGGGATATGATATTTTTATTTTGGATTATAGAAGTTTTGGAAAAAGTGAAGGTGAAATAGAAGATGAAGATCAATTGAATAAGGATGTTGCAGTCGTTTATAAGGCTTTGTGCAAAAGATATCCTGAAAATAAAATAATTATTGCGGGCTATTCTATTGGTTCGGGATTGGCAACAATTTTAGCTTCTGAGAATAAACCAAAAGCCTTATTGCTTCAATCGCCTTATTTTAGTTTTACTGAATTATCAAGCAGTAAAGTGCCTTTTTTTCCAAATATTATGAAGAAGTTTCATTTAGAGACTTTTAAATATGTGACTAAAGTTAAAGCACCGATTTATATTTTTCACGGTATTGATGATGAATTAATTTCATGTGATAATTCTGTTAGGTTAAATAAATTGTTAGATTTTAAAGGGCATTTTTGCGGATTAAAAAATCAAGGGCATATTGGGATGAATGAAAATGAAGTTTTTCAAGAAAAGTTGAGAAAAATATTAGAATAA
- a CDS encoding DEAD/DEAH box helicase has translation MKLKKINEKLQDALIENGLTEANALQQETFSTIKSGADSVIISPAGSGKSTTIVLNVIQQLAGKTEESPRALIIVEDKAKVLEMEELFEKYGKYTNLEVYGVHDKGDMDYDKNYVSTGIDVLIGTPNKLSDMFTTAGYNVNRLKMFILDDADPILKLRHETKIMRISNSIAKVQRIIFAEELTERIEILAEKMLVEPYLFDMDEEGEEELDEEEDDIEEE, from the coding sequence ATGAAACTAAAAAAAATAAACGAGAAATTACAAGACGCTTTAATTGAAAATGGTTTAACAGAGGCAAATGCGTTGCAGCAGGAAACTTTTTCGACCATTAAAAGTGGAGCCGATAGTGTCATTATTTCTCCGGCCGGGAGTGGAAAATCTACTACAATTGTATTAAATGTCATTCAGCAATTGGCAGGGAAAACCGAAGAATCGCCGCGGGCTTTGATCATTGTAGAAGATAAAGCCAAAGTGTTGGAAATGGAAGAACTTTTTGAAAAATACGGAAAGTATACCAACCTTGAAGTTTATGGGGTACACGATAAAGGTGATATGGATTACGATAAAAACTACGTTTCTACCGGAATTGACGTTTTAATCGGGACACCAAATAAATTGAGTGATATGTTTACAACAGCGGGCTACAACGTAAACCGACTGAAAATGTTTATTCTGGATGATGCTGATCCGATTCTGAAATTACGTCATGAAACTAAAATTATGCGTATTTCAAACAGTATCGCTAAAGTACAGCGAATCATTTTTGCTGAAGAACTGACAGAGCGTATTGAAATCCTGGCCGAAAAAATGTTAGTAGAACCTTATTTATTTGATATGGATGAAGAAGGAGAAGAGGAGCTTGATGAAGAAGAGGATGATATTGAAGAGGAATAA
- a CDS encoding sigma-54-dependent transcriptional regulator gives MSKILIIEDEASIRRVLVKILSEENDTYQVDEAEDGAAGLEKIKNNDYDLVLCDIKMPKLDGVEVLEEVKKIKPEIPMVMISGHGDMETAIHTMRLGAFDYISKPPDLNRLLNTVRNALDKKQLVVENKILKKKVSKNYEMIGESEAISHIKVMIDKVAQTEARVLITGPNGTGKELVAHQLHEKSERSNFPLIEVNCAAIPSELIESELFGHVKGAFTSAVKDRAGKFEAADKGTIFLDEIGDMSLSAQAKVLRALQENMITRVGAEKDIKVDVRVVAATNKDLKTEIAEGRFREDLYHRLAVILIKVPPLNERRDDIPALITHFTEKIASEQGNSVKVFSPKAIKLLQEYDWTGNIRELRNVVERLIILGGSEISETDVKMFASK, from the coding sequence ATGAGTAAAATACTAATTATAGAAGACGAAGCGTCCATCAGAAGAGTTTTGGTAAAAATTTTATCAGAAGAAAATGATACGTATCAGGTAGATGAAGCAGAAGATGGTGCGGCAGGTCTTGAGAAAATAAAAAACAACGATTATGATTTGGTTTTGTGTGATATCAAAATGCCAAAATTAGATGGAGTTGAGGTTTTAGAAGAAGTAAAAAAGATTAAGCCGGAAATTCCGATGGTCATGATCTCGGGGCATGGCGATATGGAAACCGCGATTCATACGATGCGTTTAGGGGCTTTTGATTATATTTCGAAACCACCTGATTTAAACCGATTGCTGAATACCGTTCGTAATGCTTTAGATAAAAAACAGCTCGTAGTAGAGAATAAGATTCTGAAGAAAAAGGTTAGTAAAAACTACGAAATGATAGGGGAAAGCGAAGCAATCAGTCATATTAAAGTAATGATTGATAAAGTAGCCCAAACCGAAGCCAGAGTTTTGATTACTGGACCAAACGGAACCGGAAAAGAGTTGGTAGCACATCAACTACATGAAAAGAGTGAGCGTTCCAATTTCCCTTTGATAGAAGTAAACTGTGCCGCTATTCCAAGCGAACTAATCGAAAGCGAATTGTTCGGACACGTAAAAGGAGCCTTTACGTCGGCAGTAAAAGATCGTGCAGGAAAGTTTGAAGCGGCAGACAAAGGGACTATTTTCCTGGATGAAATTGGAGACATGAGTCTTTCGGCACAAGCCAAAGTGCTGCGTGCATTACAGGAAAATATGATCACAAGAGTTGGGGCTGAAAAAGACATCAAAGTGGATGTACGTGTGGTAGCAGCGACCAATAAAGACCTGAAAACTGAAATTGCAGAAGGGCGTTTCCGTGAAGATTTGTACCATCGTTTGGCAGTAATCTTAATTAAAGTACCGCCATTGAACGAGAGACGTGATGATATTCCGGCATTGATTACTCATTTTACCGAGAAAATTGCATCAGAGCAAGGCAATTCGGTAAAAGTGTTTTCACCAAAAGCCATAAAACTATTACAGGAGTACGATTGGACTGGAAATATCCGTGAACTTCGAAATGTAGTGGAAAGATTAATCATTTTAGGAGGAAGTGAAATCTCGGAAACTGACGTGAAAATGTTTGCAAGCAAGTAG
- a CDS encoding ABC transporter permease has protein sequence MSIISLIIKREFIAKVRNKSFVVMTFLSPLLFVAIAGFIGYLSSMKAETKRIAIHDETGLFAQDFLKQNKEEAEFKYLNLSEIDTKALKDSITNESFDGLIVIPKTGNLSDLESKIEFISNNSPSISFIEKTQDVIASKITRINLETAKLDTLAIQKAQSDVNIHLVKASGEESLKGLNEIKIGIGGAFGYLIMMFIIIYGNMVMRSVIEEKTNRIIEIIISSVKPFQLMIGKIVGTSLAGLLQFMIWAIIGLGLMFAASAFFGVNVGPTARISPELMQSAQHEMSGTAQMYIRELWNLPIASIIIGFVIYFIGGYFLYSSFYAAIGAAVDNQTDSQQFLLPIIMPLILSVYVGFFTVVNDPHGTIAVVFSMIPLTSPIVMLMRLPFGVPWWQIAISVSLLFASFFLVVWFAAKIYRIGILMYGKKPTWKELYKWLKY, from the coding sequence ATGAGTATAATTTCATTAATTATAAAAAGAGAGTTTATTGCAAAAGTGCGCAATAAGTCTTTTGTTGTCATGACCTTTTTGAGTCCGTTATTGTTTGTGGCAATCGCAGGATTCATTGGGTATCTGAGTTCAATGAAAGCAGAGACGAAAAGAATTGCCATTCATGACGAAACAGGTTTGTTTGCACAGGATTTTCTAAAACAGAATAAAGAAGAAGCTGAGTTTAAATACCTCAATTTGTCTGAAATTGATACAAAAGCCCTAAAAGACAGTATTACTAACGAAAGCTTTGATGGTTTAATTGTTATTCCAAAAACAGGTAATTTATCAGATTTAGAAAGTAAAATTGAGTTTATTTCGAATAACAGTCCCAGTATTTCTTTTATTGAAAAAACGCAGGATGTAATCGCATCAAAAATTACCAGAATAAATCTTGAAACGGCAAAACTGGACACCTTGGCCATTCAAAAAGCGCAGTCAGATGTGAATATTCATTTGGTAAAAGCATCCGGAGAAGAGAGTTTAAAAGGACTGAATGAGATCAAAATAGGAATAGGAGGTGCTTTTGGTTATCTGATTATGATGTTTATTATCATTTACGGTAATATGGTCATGCGAAGTGTGATTGAAGAAAAAACCAACCGAATCATCGAAATCATTATTTCTTCGGTAAAACCATTTCAGTTGATGATTGGTAAAATTGTGGGAACTTCACTTGCAGGATTACTTCAGTTTATGATTTGGGCCATCATAGGTTTGGGATTAATGTTTGCGGCATCGGCTTTTTTTGGAGTGAATGTTGGTCCAACAGCCAGAATTTCGCCGGAATTAATGCAGTCTGCTCAGCATGAAATGTCAGGAACAGCCCAAATGTACATTCGCGAATTATGGAATTTACCAATTGCCAGTATCATAATTGGCTTTGTAATTTATTTCATTGGAGGATATTTTTTATACAGTTCGTTTTACGCAGCGATTGGTGCTGCAGTGGACAACCAAACGGATTCGCAGCAATTTCTTTTGCCAATCATTATGCCATTGATTTTGAGTGTCTATGTTGGTTTTTTTACCGTTGTGAATGATCCTCACGGAACCATTGCAGTAGTATTCTCGATGATTCCGTTAACATCGCCAATTGTTATGTTGATGAGACTTCCGTTTGGTGTGCCGTGGTGGCAAATTGCAATTTCGGTATCATTATTGTTTGCTAGCTTTTTCCTTGTAGTATGGTTCGCTGCCAAAATTTACCGAATAGGGATTTTAATGTATGGCAAAAAACCAACCTGGAAAGAATTGTATAAATGGCTTAAATATTAA
- a CDS encoding ABC transporter ATP-binding protein, producing MSNLLEVHKVVKQYGDYVALNEVSLNVPKGSIYGLLGPNGAGKTSLIRIINQITLPDGGEVILDGEKLQPKHIQNIGYLPEERGLYTSMKVGEQCLYLAQMKGLSKAEAKLQLEYWFDRLGIQGWWNKKIQELSKGMAQKIQFVVCVLHKPKLLIFDEPFSGFDPVNANVIKDEILALKEQGATIIFSTHRMESVEELCDHIALIHKSNKLIEGKVSDVKRQFRTNSFEVGILTDNVEGLMYDITQKFTVSPASFKSLNDDLKLDIQIGDAAPNELLHLLTQRGQVTHFVEKIPSINDIFIQTVTG from the coding sequence GTACGGTGATTATGTAGCGCTTAACGAAGTTTCATTAAACGTACCAAAAGGTAGTATTTATGGACTACTAGGTCCCAATGGAGCCGGAAAAACTTCCCTGATCCGAATTATAAATCAAATTACTTTACCTGATGGCGGTGAAGTGATTTTGGATGGAGAAAAATTACAGCCCAAACACATACAGAATATAGGTTATCTTCCCGAAGAAAGAGGATTGTATACTTCGATGAAAGTTGGAGAACAATGTTTGTATCTGGCTCAAATGAAAGGGCTTTCTAAAGCTGAGGCAAAATTACAATTGGAATACTGGTTTGATCGTCTTGGAATTCAGGGCTGGTGGAACAAGAAAATTCAGGAACTTTCTAAAGGAATGGCGCAAAAAATTCAGTTTGTAGTTTGTGTGCTGCACAAGCCTAAATTGCTAATTTTTGATGAGCCTTTCTCCGGATTTGATCCTGTGAATGCAAACGTAATTAAAGATGAAATTCTGGCGCTTAAAGAACAGGGAGCTACAATTATTTTCTCGACACACCGCATGGAAAGTGTAGAAGAATTATGTGATCATATTGCTTTAATTCATAAATCGAATAAACTGATTGAAGGAAAAGTAAGCGATGTAAAGCGTCAATTTCGAACCAATAGTTTTGAAGTGGGGATTCTAACGGATAATGTAGAAGGCCTGATGTATGACATTACACAAAAATTCACCGTGTCGCCGGCAAGTTTTAAATCCTTAAATGACGATCTGAAACTGGATATTCAAATTGGAGACGCAGCGCCAAATGAGCTATTGCATTTACTAACGCAGCGTGGACAAGTAACCCATTTTGTAGAAAAAATACCAAGCATAAACGATATTTTTATTCAAACAGTAACCGGATAG